One part of the Fusobacterium pseudoperiodonticum genome encodes these proteins:
- a CDS encoding conserved phage C-terminal domain-containing protein, which yields MKDRTLKQLLMSSSYFVLNKQIVKAIGIEAGFLLTTLIEASDGLANEDGWFYKTSPSLEEETGLSNHKQSKIIDELTKLGILEQENKGMPMKRYFRINFNKIEELVFKIQDLKNSKPSIEEIEKQGFKNFESKDLKNSNACIEKISNNKEYINNNLNKELNNNIYSEAVEYLNLKAGTKYKSSSKNTTKHIKARINDGYTLEDFKTVIDKKCSEWLNTDMEKYLCPETLFGPKFEKYLNQKIIHKNIGIPVSTQETKKIKWGE from the coding sequence ATGAAAGATAGAACATTAAAACAATTATTAATGTCAAGTAGTTATTTTGTATTAAATAAACAAATAGTTAAAGCAATAGGAATAGAGGCAGGATTTTTATTGACAACTTTAATAGAAGCTAGTGATGGACTTGCTAATGAAGATGGTTGGTTTTATAAAACTTCTCCATCTTTGGAAGAAGAAACAGGGCTTTCTAATCACAAGCAAAGTAAAATTATTGATGAATTGACAAAATTAGGTATCCTTGAACAAGAAAATAAAGGAATGCCTATGAAAAGATATTTTAGAATTAATTTTAATAAAATAGAGGAGTTAGTTTTTAAAATACAGGATTTAAAAAATTCTAAACCTAGCATTGAAGAAATTGAAAAGCAAGGTTTTAAAAATTTTGAAAGCAAGGATTTAAAAAATTCAAATGCATGCATTGAAAAAATTTCAAACAATAAAGAATATATAAATAATAACTTAAATAAAGAACTTAATAATAATATATATAGTGAAGCTGTTGAATACTTAAATTTAAAAGCAGGGACTAAGTATAAATCAAGTTCTAAGAATACTACTAAACACATAAAAGCTAGGATTAATGATGGCTATACACTAGAAGATTTTAAAACTGTTATAGATAAAAAATGTTCTGAGTGGTTAAATACAGATATGGAGAAATATTTGTGTCCTGAAACTTTGTTTGGCCCTAAATTTGAAAAGTATCTAAATCAGAAAATAATTCATAAAAATATAGGAATTCCTGTATCTACTCAAGAAACTAAAAAAATAAAGTGGGGTGAGTAA
- a CDS encoding HNH endonuclease: MKSNKRKKEKLLEELGNVCQICGKTFPTEKIALEHIIPKCKGGRNNKENLSVVCQSCNSKKGKNISSTCSLKFLLENKDFFLKLCKYENRNLVFKKELTLKKLQEYEEKLKEDLEFIKSIIKEIEENFNGGNNNER, encoded by the coding sequence ATGAAATCTAATAAAAGAAAAAAAGAAAAATTATTAGAAGAGTTAGGGAATGTATGCCAAATATGTGGAAAAACTTTTCCAACTGAAAAAATAGCATTAGAACATATTATTCCTAAATGTAAAGGTGGCAGAAATAATAAGGAAAATCTATCAGTTGTTTGTCAAAGTTGTAATTCTAAAAAAGGGAAAAATATTTCAAGTACATGTTCTTTAAAATTTTTATTAGAAAATAAAGATTTCTTTTTAAAATTATGTAAATATGAAAATAGAAATTTAGTTTTTAAGAAGGAATTAACTTTAAAAAAATTACAAGAATATGAGGAAAAGTTAAAAGAAGATTTAGAATTTATAAAATCTATTATTAAAGAAATTGAAGAGAATTTTAATGGAGGAAATAACAATGAAAGATAG
- a CDS encoding DUF4041 domain-containing protein has translation MEGYSVIFIIAILLLVLFILLYFLIKSNKKYNNLYSEVEREYKPIVDINEEIKKKQEELKKTENKIIQEIQKKELEKTKKENEIKELEKKNNLEKERALKILEKINDLNKEINLLEEKQELQEFSFYEPKYFYDSSEKYRTEIDRVNFEMRSMIDRKIAATCSTEWTVGNSRKKGEKMTNNALKLMLRAFNGEADAAIAKVKFNNVVTMEKRINKAFEVINKLNEVNCCTISSEYLDLKLEELYLNYEMAKKVEEEKEEQRMIREQMREEEKAQKELEKAQIEAQKEEERARKALEKAEAKLKQAHGLELDELNGKIELLKKQLEEAEANKERAKSMAQQTKSGYVYVISNIGSFGNDVYKIGMTRRLEPMDRVRELGDASVPFFFDVHAMIYSKNAPELENNLHKEFYDYRVNKINDRREFFRVKLSEIEKIARKYGADVEFIKTAKAEQYRETLAIEENMKKQFQNESQKIDEFQQEINEINNL, from the coding sequence ATGGAGGGGTATTCTGTAATTTTTATTATTGCTATTTTATTGCTTGTTTTATTTATACTGTTATATTTTTTAATAAAGTCTAATAAAAAATATAACAATCTATATTCTGAAGTTGAAAGAGAATATAAACCTATAGTTGATATAAATGAAGAAATTAAAAAAAAACAAGAAGAATTGAAAAAAACTGAAAATAAAATTATTCAAGAGATTCAAAAGAAAGAATTAGAAAAAACTAAAAAAGAAAATGAAATAAAAGAACTAGAGAAAAAGAATAATTTAGAAAAAGAGAGAGCTTTAAAGATATTAGAGAAAATTAATGACCTAAATAAAGAAATAAATTTACTCGAAGAAAAACAAGAACTTCAAGAATTTAGTTTTTATGAACCTAAATACTTTTATGATAGTTCAGAAAAATATAGAACTGAAATTGATAGAGTTAATTTCGAAATGAGAAGTATGATTGATAGAAAAATAGCTGCAACTTGTTCTACAGAATGGACAGTTGGAAATAGTAGAAAAAAAGGCGAAAAAATGACAAACAATGCTTTGAAATTAATGTTAAGAGCCTTTAATGGAGAAGCTGATGCTGCCATAGCTAAAGTTAAATTTAATAATGTTGTAACTATGGAGAAAAGAATTAATAAAGCTTTTGAAGTTATAAATAAATTAAATGAAGTAAACTGTTGTACTATTTCAAGTGAATATTTAGATTTAAAATTAGAAGAACTTTATCTTAATTATGAAATGGCTAAAAAAGTCGAAGAAGAAAAAGAAGAACAAAGAATGATTAGAGAACAAATGAGAGAAGAAGAAAAGGCTCAAAAGGAATTGGAAAAAGCTCAAATAGAAGCACAAAAAGAAGAAGAAAGAGCAAGAAAAGCATTAGAAAAAGCAGAGGCAAAATTAAAACAAGCTCATGGATTAGAATTAGATGAGCTAAATGGAAAAATTGAACTTTTAAAAAAACAATTAGAAGAAGCTGAAGCGAATAAAGAGAGAGCAAAGTCTATGGCTCAACAAACTAAATCAGGATATGTTTATGTTATTTCAAATATTGGATCTTTTGGTAATGATGTTTATAAAATAGGAATGACTAGAAGATTAGAACCTATGGATAGAGTTAGAGAGTTAGGAGATGCTTCTGTACCATTTTTCTTTGATGTTCATGCAATGATTTATTCTAAAAATGCTCCTGAGTTAGAAAATAATTTACATAAAGAATTTTATGATTATAGAGTAAATAAAATTAATGATAGAAGAGAATTTTTTAGAGTTAAATTATCAGAAATTGAAAAAATCGCAAGAAAATATGGAGCTGATGTAGAATTTATTAAAACAGCAAAAGCTGAACAATATAGAGAAACATTAGCAATAGAAGAAAATATGAAAAAACAATTTCAGAATGAAAGTCAAAAAATAGATGAATTTCAACAAGAAATTAATGAAATAAATAACTTATGA
- a CDS encoding S24 family peptidase, giving the protein MKERDYELSEEKAVEIGNFLKNRREELGYSTNQMLMKTDIDKSDLSRIENGKKRKLNPIYLKKLAKALKLDVIELFKMVGFLDDDIEIHTKKESFEIKNTMKRIAYLPVYGKASAGNGYLNLEQEIYKMPIIDEDFPDGCFFVKIEGNSMEPNIIEGEFALVDPNDVEYQKNKIYVVTYDDESFIKRMVVDEKTGIVILKSDNTDYDDILISEEKQEYLKINGRVIKIVSSRKAI; this is encoded by the coding sequence ATGAAAGAAAGAGATTATGAATTATCAGAAGAAAAAGCAGTAGAAATTGGGAATTTTTTAAAAAATAGAAGGGAAGAATTAGGATATAGCACCAATCAAATGCTGATGAAAACAGATATAGACAAGTCAGATCTTTCAAGGATAGAGAACGGGAAGAAAAGAAAACTTAATCCTATTTATTTAAAGAAATTAGCAAAAGCACTAAAGTTAGATGTCATTGAACTATTTAAAATGGTAGGCTTTTTGGATGATGACATAGAAATACATACAAAAAAAGAAAGTTTTGAAATAAAAAATACTATGAAAAGAATTGCTTATTTACCTGTATATGGTAAAGCTAGTGCTGGAAATGGTTATTTAAACTTAGAGCAAGAAATATATAAAATGCCTATTATAGATGAAGATTTTCCAGATGGGTGCTTTTTTGTAAAAATAGAAGGTAATAGCATGGAGCCAAATATTATTGAGGGAGAGTTTGCTTTGGTTGATCCTAATGATGTTGAGTATCAAAAAAATAAAATTTATGTAGTTACATATGATGATGAAAGTTTTATAAAAAGAATGGTTGTGGACGAAAAAACAGGAATTGTCATTTTAAAAAGTGATAATACTGACTATGATGATATTTTAATTAGTGAAGAAAAACAAGAATATTTAAAAATTAATGGTAGAGTTATAAAGATTGTTTCAAGTAGAAAAGCTATTTAA
- a CDS encoding single-stranded DNA-binding protein, with the protein MNLVVLKGRLARDINLHFSNQGTAYTNFTVAVNRYSKDNNASADFIYCTAFGKTAQFIAEYFRKGQEILLRGNIKTETLEKEGSKVYKQSVFVETVEFVGSKKENVENTKTKEEAQDNEEFPW; encoded by the coding sequence ATGAATTTAGTTGTGTTGAAAGGTAGATTAGCAAGAGATATTAATTTACATTTTAGCAACCAAGGAACAGCTTATACAAATTTTACTGTCGCAGTAAACAGATATAGCAAAGATAATAATGCTAGTGCAGATTTTATATACTGCACAGCATTTGGAAAGACAGCACAATTTATAGCTGAATACTTTAGAAAAGGACAAGAGATTTTGTTAAGAGGGAATATAAAAACAGAAACTTTAGAAAAAGAAGGATCTAAAGTTTATAAACAAAGTGTATTTGTGGAAACAGTGGAATTTGTAGGAAGTAAAAAAGAAAATGTAGAAAATACAAAAACTAAGGAAGAGGCACAAGATAATGAAGAGTTTCCTTGGTAA
- a CDS encoding radical SAM protein, which translates to MFNVREFIDNNVSKFVFSKKNDVVVESVLYKYGSYGERTVICCSTQCGCPVACTFCGTGNNFIRNLTVDEILYQIDYVIKEKVLKEIETTQKIKKFQIMFMSMGEPMFNFSNIKEAIKELNKKYPNAQLLLSTVGLKNNNTLNEILEISKKIKNVGLQFSIHQADEEKRNKLIPYKNKMNLREIRDYGIIWSNETNRPVFLNYCIDGNNTSLEEINRLKDLFPAKYFYLTFSVICNIDKENKLKSEFRDLEFINKIANDFLKDGYNVRVFDPSGQDTIGGGCGQLWFVQDFLKNKR; encoded by the coding sequence ATGTTTAATGTTAGAGAATTTATAGATAATAATGTAAGTAAATTTGTTTTTTCTAAGAAAAATGATGTTGTTGTAGAAAGTGTTCTATATAAATATGGCAGTTATGGTGAAAGAACCGTAATATGTTGTAGCACTCAATGTGGTTGTCCTGTTGCTTGTACTTTTTGTGGTACAGGTAATAATTTCATAAGAAATTTAACTGTTGATGAAATTCTATATCAAATAGATTATGTAATAAAAGAAAAAGTTTTAAAAGAAATTGAAACTACTCAAAAAATAAAAAAATTTCAAATAATGTTTATGTCAATGGGGGAGCCAATGTTTAACTTCTCTAATATCAAAGAAGCTATAAAAGAATTGAATAAAAAGTATCCAAATGCACAACTTTTATTGTCAACAGTTGGATTAAAAAATAATAATACTTTAAATGAAATCTTAGAAATATCAAAAAAAATAAAAAATGTAGGCTTACAATTTTCAATACATCAAGCAGATGAAGAAAAAAGAAATAAACTTATCCCATATAAAAATAAAATGAATTTAAGAGAAATTAGAGATTATGGAATTATATGGAGTAATGAAACAAATAGACCAGTATTTTTAAATTACTGCATAGATGGTAATAATACAAGTTTAGAAGAAATAAATAGATTAAAAGATTTATTTCCAGCAAAATATTTTTATTTAACATTTTCAGTAATATGTAATATTGATAAAGAAAATAAGTTAAAATCTGAATTTAGAGATTTAGAATTTATAAATAAAATTGCTAATGATTTTTTAAAAGATGGTTACAATGTTAGAGTTTTTGATCCTAGTGGACAGGATACAATTGGTGGTGGATGTGGACAACTTTGGTTTGTTCAAGATTTTTTAAAAAATAAAAGATAG
- a CDS encoding putative HNHc nuclease, translated as MDKLGYSRETQKLIYAIMNDISNYFTGQDAGKKAYSLDLEETKKQLKQRFLEVYDMQPLKSPITFFSKYLEKNKDRTIGEIEKELKETFIKSLQSTLIENKTFSLALNTLTQNQANDLVKWLLETCIYYDVPLKMDIENLADQYDKAYHYVCLKNKFCCICGKSDGVLHHYDNVARIGGYKFDDGRVLRVMCLCGEHHNEVHAIGTKDFTNKYHVVGIHLDDRQIRELKKIHKGHFQAFKEE; from the coding sequence ATGGATAAGCTAGGTTATTCAAGAGAAACACAAAAATTAATATATGCAATTATGAATGATATTTCTAATTACTTCACAGGTCAAGATGCTGGAAAAAAAGCTTATAGTTTAGACTTGGAAGAAACTAAGAAGCAATTAAAACAAAGATTTTTAGAAGTCTATGATATGCAACCTTTAAAATCTCCAATTACATTTTTTTCTAAATATTTGGAAAAGAATAAAGATAGAACTATTGGAGAGATAGAAAAAGAGTTAAAAGAAACATTTATAAAATCTTTACAAAGTACTTTAATTGAAAATAAAACTTTCAGCTTAGCACTAAATACTTTAACTCAAAATCAAGCAAATGACTTGGTAAAGTGGTTGCTAGAAACTTGTATATATTATGATGTCCCATTGAAAATGGATATTGAAAACCTAGCAGACCAATATGATAAAGCTTATCATTATGTATGTTTAAAAAATAAATTTTGTTGTATTTGTGGGAAATCTGATGGAGTTTTACATCATTATGATAATGTAGCACGTATTGGTGGATATAAATTTGATGATGGAAGAGTTTTAAGAGTAATGTGTCTATGTGGTGAGCATCACAATGAAGTACATGCAATCGGTACAAAAGACTTTACAAATAAATATCATGTTGTTGGGATTCATTTAGATGATAGGCAAATAAGAGAGTTAAAAAAGATTCACAAAGGACACTTTCAAGCATTTAAGGAGGAGTAA
- a CDS encoding DUF3310 domain-containing protein, translating into MENKIDNINNAKHYQICGFNSIKIIEKILGKEGFVAFCLGNILKYLIRAEKKNKLEDYKKAAKYLEWIIERDNEIKHHTNIKEMEQELGITWNKIITEIAKDLNVDDAVELDAIFRNIFDENYEIAREILDDFIKEYEVN; encoded by the coding sequence ATGGAAAATAAAATAGATAATATAAATAATGCTAAACATTATCAGATTTGTGGATTTAATAGTATAAAGATAATTGAAAAAATATTAGGTAAAGAAGGTTTTGTAGCTTTCTGCTTAGGGAATATTTTAAAGTATCTTATAAGAGCAGAAAAGAAAAATAAATTAGAGGACTATAAGAAAGCAGCTAAGTATTTGGAATGGATTATAGAAAGAGATAATGAAATCAAGCATCATACAAATATAAAAGAAATGGAACAAGAACTAGGAATTACATGGAATAAAATTATAACAGAGATTGCTAAAGATTTAAATGTAGATGATGCTGTTGAGTTAGATGCTATTTTTAGAAATATTTTTGATGAAAATTATGAAATAGCAAGAGAAATTTTAGATGACTTTATAAAAGAATATGAGGTGAATTAA
- a CDS encoding phage antirepressor, whose translation MNELQIFKNKKFGEIRTIIDKNNNVWFCLKDVCDILGIVNPSNVKKRIKSSYIHEIEVGINTGLAVQNIKMTFINEPGLYDCIFASNKSEALEIKDWVFEDILPSIRKTGMYLTDNVFEVMMKNPERIGEMLIEFGKTKKQNEQLILENKEKDKQIIELKPAKEYLDKILSTEDTMAITQIAADYGLSGIRLNKILHDEKFIRNVNGQWLLYSEHMNKGYTKSETIIMKRKDGTDKAIPTTKWTQKGRLKIHNILTNLGFLANMDKEKKIS comes from the coding sequence ATGAATGAGTTACAAATTTTTAAAAATAAAAAGTTTGGAGAAATAAGAACAATTATAGATAAAAATAACAATGTATGGTTCTGTTTAAAAGATGTATGTGATATTTTAGGGATAGTAAATCCTAGCAATGTTAAGAAAAGAATAAAATCTAGCTACATACACGAAATAGAGGTAGGCATAAATACTGGACTTGCAGTTCAAAATATAAAAATGACATTTATTAATGAACCAGGATTATATGATTGTATTTTTGCAAGTAATAAATCTGAGGCTTTGGAAATTAAAGATTGGGTATTTGAGGATATACTTCCAAGCATCAGAAAAACTGGAATGTATTTAACTGACAATGTATTTGAAGTTATGATGAAAAATCCAGAGAGAATTGGAGAAATGTTAATAGAGTTTGGAAAAACTAAAAAACAAAATGAACAATTAATCTTAGAAAATAAAGAAAAAGATAAACAGATAATAGAATTAAAACCAGCTAAAGAATATTTAGATAAAATTTTATCTACTGAGGATACAATGGCAATAACACAGATTGCAGCAGATTATGGACTATCAGGAATTAGACTAAATAAAATATTGCATGATGAAAAATTTATTAGAAACGTTAATGGTCAATGGCTTCTTTATTCTGAACATATGAATAAAGGTTATACGAAGTCTGAAACTATAATAATGAAAAGAAAAGATGGAACAGATAAAGCAATACCAACTACAAAATGGACTCAAAAAGGTAGATTGAAAATACATAATATTCTAACTAATCTAGGATTTTTAGCTAATATGGACAAAGAAAAGAAAATTTCTTGA
- a CDS encoding site-specific integrase, protein MPAYKDDKTGKWETLFYYTDYKNEKRKKHKRGFNTKKEALEFEREFLAQSQFSIEMTFKSLYSLYQDDMESRIKKTTMEIKEYIVNKKILPFFENMKVKEIKPIHIRKWQSELLKTDYSKTYLKSIYNQLTAIFNYAVRFHNLDKNPCHVAGSIGKKDADEMQILTLQEFNKMIDYVTDKENKFFYIILFWTGMRKGELLALTYEDVDFENKTISINKNFQIVKNERVITDPKTPKSKRVIAVNDIVLNCIKEMWDTAYKPKKTDAIFYVSKYSLKRQLDTACRRAKVPRIRIHDLRHSHASYLLSNGINIVILSRRLGHEKVQTTLNIYCHICPSSEDRLNDVLNK, encoded by the coding sequence ATGCCAGCATATAAAGATGATAAAACAGGGAAATGGGAAACCCTGTTTTATTATACAGATTATAAGAATGAAAAAAGAAAAAAACATAAGAGAGGCTTCAACACTAAAAAGGAAGCTCTTGAATTTGAAAGAGAATTTTTAGCACAAAGCCAATTTTCTATTGAAATGACTTTTAAATCTTTATATTCACTCTATCAAGATGATATGGAAAGTAGAATTAAAAAAACTACTATGGAGATAAAAGAATATATAGTTAATAAAAAAATACTTCCATTCTTTGAGAATATGAAGGTCAAAGAAATAAAACCAATTCATATTAGAAAATGGCAGTCTGAATTACTTAAAACAGACTATTCAAAGACATATTTAAAATCTATTTATAACCAATTAACAGCTATATTTAATTATGCAGTAAGATTTCATAATCTTGATAAAAATCCTTGTCATGTTGCTGGAAGTATAGGAAAAAAAGATGCTGATGAAATGCAGATATTAACTTTACAAGAATTTAATAAAATGATAGACTATGTTACAGATAAAGAAAACAAATTTTTCTATATAATTCTATTTTGGACAGGCATGAGAAAAGGTGAACTTTTAGCATTGACTTATGAAGATGTAGATTTTGAAAATAAAACAATCTCAATAAATAAAAATTTTCAAATTGTGAAAAATGAAAGGGTAATAACTGATCCTAAAACTCCAAAAAGTAAAAGAGTTATAGCTGTAAATGATATTGTTTTAAACTGCATAAAAGAAATGTGGGATACAGCCTATAAACCCAAAAAAACTGATGCTATCTTTTATGTATCTAAATATTCTTTAAAAAGACAATTAGATACAGCTTGTAGAAGAGCTAAAGTTCCTAGGATAAGAATTCATGATTTGAGACATAGTCATGCAAGTTATTTATTATCAAATGGAATCAATATTGTTATTCTGAGCAGGAGATTAGGACATGAAAAAGTTCAGACAACTTTAAATATTTATTGTCATATCTGCCCTAGTTCAGAAGATAGGTTAAATGATGTGTTGAATAAATAA
- a CDS encoding PDDEXK-like family protein, producing the protein MENYKIFFEKLNLINKKYNLINSQKEDFNIFSILRNEYDEVNLHSKFIVELLKNKNYGKKFIEIFLEKLEIQVFNYENINIFSEYSKGINGRIDILLEFSKDKEKKAIIIENKIYAEDQIGQLNRYYCSMINKNYSNDELEIVYLTLDGSEPTEESTEGLAKEVKEKIITISYKENIVEWLNDCIKEVAEVPIIRETLVQYRSLLKKITGKENKEMIKEIEKLVLSNNEYLKMLYKIDYTLLREIRIDLQFKFWEKLEEKLNEIAIKRKMKLENNLEYPNLHYSIDLVKNYPKKKFFGLMYFIKDIENRGKLYLRIEVEERIYYGFRIITNNGESNFNMIDDYLEKEFKELNFGRTDWWLGFKYISNFENINEFIDFKYFNENLAILLNNDKKLEKLVNHISEDIENTLDYLKLS; encoded by the coding sequence ATGGAAAATTATAAAATATTTTTTGAAAAATTAAATTTAATAAATAAAAAGTATAATTTAATAAATTCACAAAAAGAGGACTTCAATATATTCTCTATTTTAAGGAATGAATATGATGAGGTAAACTTACATTCTAAGTTTATTGTTGAATTATTGAAAAATAAAAACTATGGTAAAAAATTTATTGAAATATTTTTAGAAAAATTAGAAATTCAAGTTTTTAACTATGAAAATATCAATATCTTTTCTGAATACTCTAAAGGAATAAACGGAAGAATAGATATATTATTAGAATTTTCAAAAGATAAAGAAAAAAAAGCAATAATTATTGAAAATAAAATATATGCTGAAGACCAAATAGGACAGTTAAATAGATATTATTGTTCAATGATTAATAAAAATTATTCTAATGATGAACTTGAGATAGTTTATTTAACTTTAGATGGAAGTGAACCTACTGAAGAAAGTACAGAAGGTTTAGCAAAAGAAGTAAAAGAAAAAATCATAACAATATCTTATAAAGAAAATATTGTAGAATGGCTCAATGATTGTATAAAAGAAGTAGCAGAAGTACCAATAATAAGGGAAACACTTGTTCAATATAGAAGTCTTTTGAAAAAAATTACTGGAAAGGAAAATAAAGAAATGATTAAAGAAATAGAAAAATTGGTCTTATCAAATAATGAGTACTTGAAAATGCTTTATAAAATAGATTACACATTATTGAGAGAAATAAGAATAGATTTACAGTTTAAATTTTGGGAAAAATTAGAAGAAAAGTTAAATGAAATAGCTATAAAAAGAAAAATGAAGCTAGAAAATAATCTAGAATATCCAAATTTACATTATTCAATAGATTTAGTTAAAAATTACCCTAAAAAGAAATTTTTTGGTTTGATGTATTTTATTAAAGATATAGAAAATAGAGGAAAGTTATATTTAAGAATAGAAGTAGAAGAGAGAATTTATTATGGTTTTAGAATAATCACTAATAATGGAGAAAGTAATTTCAATATGATAGATGATTACTTAGAAAAAGAATTTAAAGAATTAAATTTTGGAAGAACAGATTGGTGGCTAGGTTTTAAATATATTTCTAATTTTGAAAATATAAATGAGTTTATTGATTTTAAATATTTTAATGAGAATTTAGCTATTCTTTTAAATAATGATAAAAAACTTGAAAAGTTGGTAAATCATATATCTGAAGATATTGAAAATACTTTGGACTATTTAAAATTATCTTAA
- a CDS encoding DUF1016 N-terminal domain-containing protein, with protein MKIEIKKDIYQEIHDLLHNARQNIISNVNSTMTKTYFLIGKRIVEEEQDGNKRAEYGKKLMKTLSEKLTKEFGRGFSQRNLEQMRTFYLRYSISQTVSAEFKLSWSHYLILMRMEDIDARKFYEIEAIENNWSLKELKRQVNSSLYERLVLSKDKEKVKELAVKGQIIEKPQDVIKDPYILEFLGLDEKSDYSEILPSLDEFKKVIEE; from the coding sequence ATGAAAATTGAAATAAAGAAAGATATTTATCAAGAAATACATGATTTACTGCACAATGCTAGACAAAATATAATATCAAATGTAAATTCTACTATGACAAAAACTTATTTTCTAATTGGAAAAAGAATAGTTGAAGAAGAACAAGATGGGAATAAAAGAGCTGAGTATGGAAAAAAATTAATGAAAACTCTTTCTGAAAAATTAACTAAAGAATTTGGAAGAGGATTTTCTCAAAGAAATTTAGAACAAATGAGAACATTTTATCTTAGATACTCAATTTCGCAAACAGTGTCTGCGGAATTCAAATTAAGTTGGTCTCACTATCTTATCCTAATGAGAATGGAAGATATAGATGCTAGAAAATTTTATGAGATAGAAGCAATTGAAAATAATTGGAGTTTAAAAGAGTTAAAAAGACAAGTAAATTCATCTTTATATGAAAGATTAGTTTTAAGCAAAGATAAGGAAAAAGTTAAAGAATTAGCAGTTAAAGGTCAAATTATAGAGAAGCCACAAGATGTTATAAAAGATCCATATATTTTAGAGTTTCTTGGATTAGATGAAAAAAGTGATTATTCTGAAATCCTGCCTTCTTTGGATGAATTTAAAAAGGTTATAGAAGAATAA